The Chloroflexota bacterium genome window below encodes:
- a CDS encoding ATP-binding protein translates to MRGRFMWRIGCFFVFMAVVFVSVVVFLGWLIGGAIGAAAGAAPTILIGLLALIVLAIIGRAVRRAAAPVGDLIEASGRVEEGDFSTRVPETGPGEVRALARAFNAMSARLEETEQQRRSALADVSHELRTPLTVIQGNLEALLDAVYPADAAHLEVILAETRILERLIDDLRTLTLVEAGSLVLHRAPTDLGTLLNDVAASYRGQADQSGISLTVTVPDELPSVDIDPARIREVVSNLLTNALRHTPTGGRVELSAKFEDGAPIIAIRDAGSGIPEDQLDRIFDRFYRSPDSPGTGLGLPIAKSLVEAHGGTMTATSGVGLGTIVQFTLPATSDQTPPDS, encoded by the coding sequence ATGCGCGGGCGGTTCATGTGGCGCATCGGCTGCTTCTTCGTGTTCATGGCCGTGGTCTTCGTCTCGGTGGTGGTATTCCTTGGCTGGCTGATCGGCGGCGCGATCGGGGCGGCTGCAGGAGCCGCGCCCACCATCCTCATCGGCCTGTTGGCCCTGATCGTCCTCGCGATCATCGGTCGTGCCGTACGACGGGCCGCGGCACCCGTCGGCGACCTGATCGAGGCGTCCGGCCGCGTCGAGGAGGGTGACTTCAGCACGCGCGTGCCGGAGACCGGGCCGGGCGAGGTCCGTGCGCTGGCCCGCGCCTTCAACGCCATGAGCGCCCGCCTCGAGGAGACGGAGCAGCAGCGCCGCTCCGCCCTCGCAGATGTCTCCCACGAGCTACGCACCCCGCTCACCGTCATCCAGGGCAACCTGGAGGCCCTCCTCGACGCTGTCTACCCGGCCGATGCCGCCCACCTCGAGGTGATCCTCGCCGAGACTCGGATCCTCGAGCGCCTGATCGACGATCTCCGCACCCTGACCCTGGTCGAGGCAGGCAGCCTCGTGCTCCATCGAGCGCCGACCGACCTCGGAACCCTGCTCAACGACGTGGCGGCCAGCTACCGAGGCCAGGCCGATCAGTCCGGCATCAGCCTGACCGTGACCGTCCCCGACGAACTGCCATCCGTCGACATCGACCCAGCCCGCATCCGCGAGGTCGTCTCGAACCTGCTGACAAATGCCCTCCGCCACACGCCGACGGGTGGCCGCGTCGAGCTCTCGGCCAAGTTCGAGGACGGCGCGCCGATAATCGCCATTCGCGACGCCGGCAGCGGCATCCCCGAGGACCAGCTCGACCGGATCTTCGACCGCTTCTACCGATCCCCCGACTCCCCGGGAACAGGCCTCGGCCTGCCTATCGCCAAGAGCCTGGTTGAGGCCCACGGCGGCACCATGACGGCCACCTCGGGCGTCGGCCTCGGCACGATCGTCCAGTTCACATTGCCCGCGACGTCGGACCAGACGCCACCCGACTCCTGA
- a CDS encoding response regulator transcription factor produces MPGVARILVVDDEPKIVQLVRDYLERAGFAVSTARDGTEALMRAHQERPDLIVLDLGLPRLDGLEVTRRLRRDSGVPIIMLTARDDETDKVVGLELGADDYVTKPFSPRELEARVRAVLRRHTRDAEAEVLRAGDLTLDIPRLRTEVSGRLVELTATEFQLLTALVRQPGRVFTRAQLLDAIHGVAFESYERAIDAHVKNIRRKIEPDPRSPRYLLTVYGVGYRLTDA; encoded by the coding sequence ATGCCAGGCGTGGCACGCATCCTCGTCGTCGATGATGAGCCGAAGATCGTCCAGCTCGTCCGCGACTACCTGGAGCGGGCGGGCTTCGCCGTCTCCACGGCTCGAGACGGGACCGAGGCGCTGATGCGAGCGCACCAGGAACGGCCCGACCTGATCGTGCTGGACCTGGGCCTGCCCCGGCTTGACGGTCTCGAGGTCACCCGCCGTCTGCGTCGCGACTCGGGGGTGCCGATCATCATGCTCACCGCCCGCGACGACGAGACCGACAAGGTCGTCGGCCTTGAGCTGGGAGCCGATGACTACGTCACCAAGCCCTTCAGCCCACGCGAGCTGGAGGCACGGGTGCGCGCTGTCCTCCGCCGCCACACACGCGACGCCGAGGCCGAAGTCCTCCGCGCCGGCGACCTGACGCTGGACATCCCCCGCCTCCGCACCGAAGTCTCCGGGCGACTCGTGGAGCTCACGGCCACCGAGTTCCAGCTTCTCACCGCGCTCGTCCGCCAGCCGGGCCGCGTCTTCACCCGCGCCCAGCTGCTCGACGCGATCCACGGCGTGGCCTTCGAATCGTACGAGCGTGCGATCGACGCCCACGTCAAGAACATCCGCCGCAAGATCGAGCCGGACCCTCGATCGCCCCGCTACCTGCTCACCGTCTACGGCGTGGGCTACCGGCTGACCGATGCGTGA
- a CDS encoding nitroreductase family deazaflavin-dependent oxidoreductase, with amino-acid sequence MPLTGEYEPGTSSWSRRNVEHYEATNGKMGGDLRGRPVIVLTSVGAKSGKLRKTALMRVEHDGVYAVVASLGGSTRNPAWYYNLSQNPHVELQDGATKRDYLAHEATGDEKVVWWERAVETWRDYANYQMKTDRQIPVFVLEPME; translated from the coding sequence ATGCCACTCACCGGCGAGTACGAACCAGGCACCTCTTCCTGGTCCCGCAGGAACGTTGAGCACTACGAGGCGACGAACGGCAAGATGGGTGGAGACCTCCGGGGCCGGCCGGTCATCGTCCTGACCTCGGTCGGCGCCAAGAGCGGCAAGCTGCGGAAGACCGCACTCATGCGCGTCGAGCACGACGGCGTCTACGCGGTGGTGGCGTCACTCGGTGGTTCTACGCGGAATCCGGCCTGGTACTACAACCTCAGCCAGAACCCGCACGTTGAACTCCAGGATGGCGCGACCAAACGCGACTACCTGGCGCACGAGGCCACGGGCGACGAGAAGGTGGTCTGGTGGGAGCGAGCCGTCGAGACATGGCGCGACTACGCGAACTACCAGATGAAGACCGATCGGCAGATCCCCGTCTTCGTGCTCGAGCCGATGGAGTAG
- a CDS encoding DUF309 domain-containing protein — MAEQTTKPTPVPRKRPRRAAASAEPPAVPDAPALARGRTPPIDPREQHELLHRGVALFNGFRYWHAHEAWETLWRAADDEERDFYQGLIMLAAGLLHLQRRNGRGARNKLSEGLAKLRRYEPTHQGMFLTELVARCSLILDDLNKGLLPYLIPPVIRFVAIERAQDFNR; from the coding sequence ATGGCTGAGCAGACAACGAAGCCCACGCCGGTCCCCCGCAAGCGGCCTCGTCGCGCGGCTGCGTCGGCCGAACCGCCAGCCGTCCCAGATGCGCCGGCGCTGGCGCGCGGTCGCACCCCGCCGATCGATCCCAGGGAGCAGCACGAGCTGCTGCATCGGGGAGTGGCGCTCTTCAACGGGTTCCGCTACTGGCACGCGCACGAGGCCTGGGAGACGCTCTGGCGCGCAGCCGACGACGAGGAGCGCGACTTCTACCAGGGCCTGATCATGCTTGCCGCCGGGCTGCTTCACCTGCAGCGACGCAACGGGCGCGGGGCGCGGAACAAGCTGTCCGAGGGGCTGGCGAAGCTGCGCAGGTACGAGCCGACGCATCAGGGGATGTTCCTTACTGAGCTCGTGGCCAGATGCAGCCTGATCCTCGACGACCTCAACAAGGGTCTCCTGCCATACCTGATCCCGCCGGTTATCCGGTTCGTCGCGATAGAGCGGGCACAGGACTTCAACCGATGA
- a CDS encoding class II fumarate hydratase yields the protein MTHDRVEHDSMGDVHVPAGARWGATTQRAVENFPISGQRIDPELIHALGLIKAAAAGANAALGVLDSETAEAIRAAALEVADGGWDDHFPIDVYQTGSGTSSNMNANEVIANLAAERLGRPVHPNDQVNASQSSNDVIPSAIHLAVTDGVVTSLIPALTHLAPALEGKAREFADVVKSGRTHLMDATPVTLGQEFGGYAAQVRYGIERLESTLPRVAELALGGTAVGTGINAPAGFAGAVIKELAESTGLPLTEARNHFEAQGARDGLVELSGQLRTIAIGLYKIATDIRWMGSGPRAGLAEIHLPDLQPGSSIMPGKVNPVIPEALSMVCAQVIGNDAAIAFGGAAGNFELNIMLPMLARNLLESIRLLASASVLFADRCVSGIAADEARAREFAEGSPSVATALNPLLGYEEAASIAKQALAERKTIRQVVIERGHVDSGKVTLEELDRLLDVMGMTYPNP from the coding sequence ATGACCCACGACCGGGTCGAGCACGACTCGATGGGCGACGTCCACGTCCCCGCCGGCGCCCGATGGGGAGCCACCACGCAGCGGGCGGTCGAGAACTTCCCGATCAGCGGCCAGCGCATCGACCCCGAGCTGATCCACGCGCTGGGCCTGATCAAGGCCGCGGCCGCCGGCGCCAACGCTGCGCTGGGCGTGCTCGACTCCGAGACGGCGGAGGCCATCCGCGCGGCGGCTCTCGAGGTTGCGGACGGGGGATGGGACGACCACTTCCCGATTGATGTGTACCAGACCGGCTCCGGCACCTCGTCGAACATGAACGCCAACGAGGTGATCGCCAACCTCGCCGCCGAGCGTCTGGGGCGGCCGGTGCATCCCAACGACCAGGTCAACGCCAGCCAGTCGAGCAACGACGTCATCCCATCCGCCATCCACCTCGCTGTAACCGACGGAGTGGTCACCTCCCTGATCCCTGCGCTCACCCACCTCGCGCCGGCACTTGAAGGCAAGGCGCGCGAGTTTGCCGACGTCGTGAAGTCGGGGCGCACGCACCTCATGGACGCGACCCCGGTGACCCTGGGCCAGGAGTTCGGCGGGTATGCGGCGCAGGTCCGCTACGGCATCGAGCGGCTGGAGTCGACGCTCCCCCGCGTGGCAGAGCTGGCGCTGGGAGGAACCGCAGTCGGGACCGGAATCAACGCGCCCGCTGGTTTCGCAGGGGCCGTCATCAAGGAGCTGGCCGAGTCGACCGGTCTCCCCCTCACCGAGGCCCGCAACCACTTCGAGGCCCAGGGTGCTCGCGACGGGCTGGTGGAGCTGAGCGGCCAGCTGCGGACCATCGCCATCGGCCTGTACAAGATCGCGACGGACATCCGCTGGATGGGCTCCGGGCCGCGCGCCGGACTGGCGGAGATTCACCTTCCCGACCTTCAGCCGGGCTCCTCGATCATGCCCGGCAAGGTGAACCCGGTGATCCCCGAGGCGCTCTCCATGGTCTGCGCCCAGGTGATCGGCAACGACGCGGCGATCGCGTTCGGCGGGGCGGCCGGCAACTTCGAGCTGAACATCATGCTGCCGATGCTGGCGCGCAACCTGCTCGAGTCGATCCGGCTGCTGGCATCTGCATCGGTCCTGTTCGCAGACCGATGCGTCAGCGGCATCGCCGCTGACGAGGCGCGCGCCCGAGAGTTCGCCGAGGGGTCGCCGTCGGTCGCGACCGCCCTCAACCCGCTCCTCGGCTACGAGGAGGCGGCGAGCATCGCCAAGCAGGCCCTCGCCGAGCGGAAGACGATCCGCCAGGTCGTGATCGAGCGCGGCCACGTCGATTCAGGGAAGGTCACCCTCGAGGAGCTGGACCGCCTCCTCGACGTGATGGGTATGACGTACCCGAATCCCTGA
- a CDS encoding HD domain-containing phosphohydrolase has translation MTGITKILVADDDAPSRMVLRTMLERAKYLVVDAADGPAALAQVARHGPDLVLLDVQMPGLDGFEVTRRLRSQSRTALLPVILVTGLAALDDKVRGLDAGATDFVTKPFQQGELLARVRASLRTQAALSRLESVQDVLVALANAVEAKDPTTEHHCSRLAQMALAMARAISLPEEEAEAISYGAALHDVGKIGIAEHILRKPAPLSEDEWAEMRRHPGIGAAIVEPLQLGRLVAPIIRYHHEHWDGNGYPDGLRGLAIPVGARIVGVVDAFDAMTHDRPYRSAMRIEQAVAELTTQTGRQFDGDLVTVFIEQCLTTPVSEPTDTLAAYTQGLYQFASA, from the coding sequence TTGACCGGAATAACCAAGATCCTCGTCGCTGACGACGATGCCCCGAGCCGCATGGTGCTGCGCACGATGCTGGAGCGCGCCAAATACCTTGTCGTCGACGCCGCCGATGGGCCCGCCGCCCTTGCCCAGGTCGCGCGTCACGGACCGGATCTGGTTCTCCTTGACGTGCAGATGCCGGGCTTGGATGGCTTCGAGGTGACGCGTCGCCTCAGGTCGCAGAGCCGCACGGCACTGCTTCCCGTCATCCTTGTCACCGGTCTTGCGGCCCTCGACGACAAGGTGCGTGGCCTCGACGCCGGTGCCACCGACTTCGTCACCAAACCGTTCCAGCAGGGAGAGCTGCTCGCCCGAGTGCGCGCCAGCCTGCGCACCCAGGCCGCGCTCAGCCGCCTTGAGAGCGTGCAGGACGTTCTGGTCGCGCTCGCGAATGCGGTCGAGGCCAAGGACCCGACCACCGAGCACCACTGCAGCCGCTTGGCCCAGATGGCGCTGGCCATGGCCCGCGCCATCAGCCTTCCGGAGGAGGAGGCCGAGGCGATCAGCTACGGCGCGGCGCTGCATGACGTCGGCAAGATCGGCATCGCCGAGCACATCCTGCGCAAGCCCGCTCCGCTGAGCGAGGACGAATGGGCGGAGATGCGTCGCCATCCGGGCATCGGCGCCGCCATCGTCGAGCCCCTTCAGCTCGGACGCCTGGTGGCACCCATCATTCGCTACCACCACGAGCATTGGGATGGCAACGGCTATCCCGACGGGCTGCGCGGATTGGCCATTCCGGTCGGTGCGCGCATCGTCGGCGTGGTCGATGCCTTCGACGCCATGACCCACGACCGCCCCTACCGCTCCGCCATGCGCATAGAGCAGGCCGTCGCGGAGCTGACCACTCAGACCGGTCGCCAGTTCGACGGCGATCTGGTCACGGTATTCATCGAGCAGTGCCTGACGACGCCGGTCAGCGAGCCCACGGATACGCTTGCCGCCTATACGCAGGGCCTCTACCAGTTCGCGTCGGCGTGA